A DNA window from Agarivorans sp. TSD2052 contains the following coding sequences:
- the gspF gene encoding type II secretion system inner membrane protein GspF: MPAYEYQAFNAKGKKSNGVLEADTPRQVRSSLREQGLTPLKITQVAEQGQKEKSSFVAVRRKVSTSDLALLTRQLATLVAAAMPIEESLKAVGQQCEKPKLKSIILGVRAKVVEGYSLADSMADFPDVFEKLYCSMVAAGEKSGHLDKVLDRLADYTEQRQAMRMKTMQALIYPAVLTTVCVLVIAILLVSVVPKVVAQFEHMGQELPNATQFLIFVSELVSNYGLIFVVVIVLAMVIWQRLLLKDNIRMAWHKRILSLPVVGKVSKGLNTARFARTLSILNASAVPLLEGMGIAGEVLTNDYARAQVLDAAAKVREGGSLHQSLEATKLFPPMMLHMIASGERSGELEGMLERAADNQDRQFEMQVNIALGIFEPALIVTMAGVVLFIVMAILLPILELNNMVGL, from the coding sequence ATGCCAGCATATGAATATCAAGCCTTTAATGCGAAAGGTAAAAAGTCTAACGGCGTATTAGAAGCCGATACTCCTCGTCAGGTTCGCTCCAGCTTGCGTGAGCAGGGGCTTACGCCGCTGAAAATTACTCAGGTGGCAGAGCAAGGCCAAAAAGAAAAATCTAGCTTTGTCGCTGTGCGCCGCAAGGTCAGTACTTCTGATTTAGCGTTATTAACCCGTCAATTAGCCACGTTGGTGGCCGCCGCCATGCCGATTGAAGAATCATTAAAAGCGGTGGGGCAGCAATGCGAAAAACCTAAACTCAAAAGTATTATTTTGGGGGTACGCGCCAAGGTAGTTGAAGGCTATAGTTTGGCTGACAGTATGGCCGACTTCCCCGATGTGTTTGAAAAATTGTATTGCTCGATGGTGGCTGCGGGAGAAAAGTCGGGCCATTTAGATAAGGTACTTGATCGATTAGCCGACTATACCGAACAACGACAAGCAATGCGCATGAAAACCATGCAAGCGCTGATCTACCCAGCAGTGCTTACCACCGTGTGTGTATTAGTGATTGCTATCTTGTTGGTATCGGTGGTGCCTAAAGTTGTTGCCCAGTTTGAACATATGGGGCAAGAGTTGCCCAATGCTACTCAGTTCCTTATTTTTGTCAGTGAGTTAGTCAGTAATTATGGGCTAATTTTTGTGGTGGTCATTGTATTAGCCATGGTGATTTGGCAGCGTTTGCTACTAAAAGACAATATAAGAATGGCCTGGCATAAGCGCATTTTGTCGCTGCCCGTCGTGGGCAAAGTGAGTAAAGGGCTAAATACCGCTCGCTTCGCCCGCACCTTAAGTATTTTAAACGCCAGTGCGGTACCCTTACTCGAAGGTATGGGCATTGCTGGTGAAGTACTGACCAACGATTATGCTCGTGCTCAAGTACTCGATGCCGCCGCTAAAGTTCGCGAAGGGGGCAGCCTGCACCAATCACTTGAGGCGACTAAATTGTTCCCACCAATGATGTTACACATGATTGCCAGTGGTGAGCGCTCAGGAGAATTAGAAGGAATGCTTGAGCGAGCTGCCGATAACCAAGATCGCCAGTTTGAGATGCAAGTAAATATAGCGTTAGGGATATTTGAACCCGCCTTGATTGTGACTATGGCTGGGGTTGTGCTATTTATCGTAATGGCGATTTTGTTGCCTATTTTAGAACTTAATAACATGGTTGGGTTATAA
- the gspE gene encoding type II secretion system ATPase GspE, whose product MEGIEGWQLPYMFAKTYGVMLEKQHNAWRVYHNSSLELNALLEIRRVLQHEFECEALSDDEFEQRLTEGYQRDSSQARQLMEDIGNDMDFYTLAEELPENEDLLESEDDAPIIKLINAMLAEAIKEGASDIHIETFESILVIRFRIDGVLREILRPHRKLAALLVSRIKVMARLDIAEKRIPQDGRISLRIAGRAVDVRVSTMPSSHGERVVLRLLDKNNARLNLANLGLVEKHRDVVSELLKKPHGIILVTGPTGSGKSTTLYAGLSEINSKDRNILTVEDPIEYNIEGIGQTQVNTKVDMTFARGLRAILRQDPDVVMIGEIRDLETAQIAVQASLTGHLVLSTLHTNTAIGSVTRLRDMGVEPFLLSSSLLAVLAQRLVRTLCPECREAHVVSEREHQLLDIAKDATVYRPVGCEHCNNTGYRGRTGIHELLPVNDEVREMIHSGSSEQDIEALVRSSCPSIRQDGVAKVLLGITSLEEVLRVTREG is encoded by the coding sequence ATGGAAGGCATTGAAGGCTGGCAGCTGCCTTATATGTTTGCTAAAACCTATGGCGTAATGTTAGAGAAACAACACAATGCTTGGCGGGTTTACCATAATTCAAGCCTTGAGCTCAATGCGCTGTTAGAAATTCGCCGAGTGTTACAACACGAGTTTGAGTGTGAAGCTTTATCTGATGATGAGTTTGAGCAACGCCTCACCGAAGGTTACCAGCGAGACTCTTCTCAAGCGCGTCAGTTGATGGAAGATATCGGCAACGATATGGACTTCTACACTCTGGCTGAAGAACTGCCAGAAAACGAAGACTTATTGGAGTCAGAAGACGACGCGCCAATCATTAAGTTGATTAACGCGATGTTAGCTGAAGCGATTAAAGAAGGCGCCAGTGATATTCACATTGAAACCTTCGAGTCTATTTTGGTGATTCGTTTTCGTATTGATGGTGTATTGCGCGAAATATTACGCCCTCACCGTAAGCTAGCCGCCTTATTGGTGTCTCGTATTAAGGTTATGGCGCGTTTAGATATTGCTGAAAAACGCATCCCTCAAGATGGCCGTATCTCATTACGTATCGCTGGGCGCGCGGTGGATGTGCGTGTATCAACCATGCCATCTAGCCACGGCGAACGGGTGGTTTTACGTTTATTAGATAAAAACAATGCTCGCTTAAACTTGGCCAATTTAGGCTTGGTTGAAAAACACCGAGATGTGGTGAGCGAGTTACTGAAAAAGCCACACGGCATTATATTGGTAACCGGCCCAACCGGTTCTGGTAAAAGTACCACCTTGTACGCTGGCTTAAGCGAAATTAACAGTAAAGACCGCAATATTCTTACCGTAGAAGATCCCATCGAATATAACATTGAAGGGATCGGCCAAACTCAGGTTAATACCAAAGTGGATATGACCTTTGCACGCGGTTTGCGGGCCATTTTACGCCAAGATCCTGATGTCGTGATGATTGGTGAAATTCGTGACTTAGAAACCGCTCAAATTGCGGTGCAAGCGAGTTTAACCGGACACCTAGTATTATCTACCTTGCATACCAATACGGCCATTGGCTCGGTCACGCGTTTACGGGACATGGGGGTTGAACCTTTCTTATTGTCGTCGAGCTTGCTAGCTGTGTTAGCGCAACGTTTAGTGCGTACCTTGTGCCCAGAGTGTCGCGAAGCCCACGTGGTGAGTGAGCGCGAGCATCAGTTACTCGATATTGCCAAAGACGCAACGGTATATCGGCCGGTAGGGTGCGAGCACTGTAATAATACCGGTTATCGCGGCCGAACCGGTATTCATGAGCTATTGCCAGTTAACGATGAAGTGAGAGAAATGATCCATTCAGGCAGTAGTGAGCAAGACATAGAAGCATTGGTGCGCAGCAGTTGTCCCAGCATTCGCCAAGATGGTGTTGCTAAGGTGCTGCTAGGTATTACTAGCTTAGAAGAGGTATTGCGGGTTACCCGCGAAGGATAG
- the gspD gene encoding type II secretion system secretin GspD, translating into MKLQALRFVRRALVGLIGLGLCGVVGATEFSANFKDADINELITTVGRNLNKTIIVDPAVRGKVNVRSYDLLTEEQYYQFFLSVLDVYGFAVIDMPNGVSKVVRAKDAKAGAIPVVDRDDQATGDEMVTRVVAVKNVSVRELAPLLRQLNDNAGGGNVVHYDPSNVIMLTGRAAVVNRLVEIIRRVDKAGDQEVDIIRLKFASAGELVRILDSLTANTGAKGASASLLIPKVVADERTNSIVVSGEPSARARIVRLVTKLDSELQTYGNTRVFYLKYAKAIDLVDVLKGVSETVTAEAAGGSKKSSSSNSRGNFSIEAHEDTNALVITAQPDNMRTLEGVINQLDIRRAQVHVEAIIVEVAEGDGVSLGVQWATQAGGTQFNDSGVSIGELGAGIYDAQPTKGSTVCTGETCTVNPDTPGDISGLASSLAKISGAAFGFYGADWGVLIQAAANDSRSNLLATPSITTMDNMEAYFTVGEEVPVLTGSASSSSNDNPFTTVDRKEVGIKLKVTPQINEGDAVQLTIEQEVSKVQGQTSVDVVFAKRQLQTTVLVDSGDTIILGGLLDDQIEESESKVPLLGDIPVLGHLFRSTNSKKTKRNLMIFIRPTIIRDSVTMQNVSSRKYSQIRAQQLLREELGVALMPETKVPVLPEFNSVEDVSPEVQEYIDFLKDKNERLKKEEADKAAKQESANPKQVSAE; encoded by the coding sequence ATGAAGTTGCAAGCGTTACGCTTTGTTCGCCGCGCCCTGGTGGGTCTAATTGGATTAGGCCTATGTGGGGTGGTAGGTGCCACTGAATTTTCGGCAAATTTTAAGGATGCCGATATCAATGAATTAATTACTACGGTAGGGCGTAATCTTAATAAAACCATCATTGTTGACCCCGCGGTTCGTGGCAAAGTTAACGTGCGAAGCTATGACCTACTCACCGAAGAGCAGTACTACCAATTTTTCTTAAGCGTATTAGATGTATATGGCTTTGCTGTGATTGATATGCCAAATGGTGTGTCAAAGGTGGTAAGAGCTAAAGACGCTAAAGCGGGCGCGATTCCGGTTGTGGATCGCGATGACCAAGCCACGGGCGATGAAATGGTCACTCGTGTGGTAGCAGTGAAAAATGTATCAGTAAGAGAGCTGGCGCCTCTGTTACGTCAACTTAACGATAATGCCGGTGGCGGCAACGTGGTTCACTACGACCCTTCAAATGTGATTATGCTAACGGGGCGCGCTGCGGTGGTAAACCGCTTGGTAGAGATTATTCGCCGTGTCGATAAAGCAGGTGACCAAGAGGTTGATATTATTCGCCTTAAGTTTGCATCGGCGGGTGAACTGGTGAGAATTTTGGATTCATTAACCGCCAATACTGGTGCTAAAGGCGCCAGTGCTAGCTTGTTAATTCCTAAAGTGGTGGCCGATGAACGAACCAACAGCATTGTGGTATCAGGTGAACCCAGTGCCAGAGCGCGCATTGTGCGCTTGGTTACTAAGTTAGACAGCGAACTACAAACCTACGGTAATACCCGAGTATTTTACTTGAAGTATGCCAAGGCTATTGATTTAGTGGACGTGCTAAAAGGGGTGAGTGAAACCGTGACCGCTGAGGCTGCAGGAGGCTCTAAAAAAAGCAGCTCGTCTAACTCTCGTGGCAATTTCTCCATTGAAGCTCACGAAGATACTAATGCCTTAGTGATTACCGCTCAGCCTGATAACATGCGCACGCTAGAAGGGGTGATTAATCAGCTCGATATTCGCCGCGCGCAAGTCCATGTAGAAGCGATTATTGTTGAAGTGGCAGAAGGCGACGGGGTGAGTTTGGGCGTGCAGTGGGCGACTCAAGCGGGTGGTACTCAGTTTAATGACTCTGGTGTTTCAATCGGTGAGTTGGGTGCAGGTATTTATGATGCTCAGCCAACCAAAGGTAGCACCGTATGTACCGGCGAAACCTGTACGGTTAACCCTGACACTCCCGGCGACATTTCTGGTTTAGCCAGCTCTTTAGCTAAAATCTCGGGTGCGGCCTTTGGTTTTTACGGGGCTGACTGGGGCGTACTCATTCAAGCGGCTGCTAATGATTCGCGCTCTAACTTATTAGCTACACCGTCTATTACGACCATGGATAACATGGAAGCCTATTTCACCGTAGGTGAAGAAGTACCGGTATTAACCGGCTCTGCCTCTAGTAGTAGTAACGATAATCCCTTCACCACGGTTGACCGTAAAGAAGTCGGGATTAAGTTAAAAGTAACGCCACAAATAAACGAAGGCGATGCCGTGCAGCTCACCATTGAGCAAGAGGTGTCTAAAGTACAAGGGCAAACCTCGGTAGACGTGGTATTTGCGAAGCGCCAATTACAAACCACAGTGTTGGTTGACAGTGGTGACACCATCATTTTGGGTGGTTTATTAGACGACCAAATTGAAGAAAGTGAATCTAAAGTACCATTACTGGGTGATATTCCGGTACTTGGCCACTTGTTCAGGTCTACCAACTCGAAGAAAACCAAACGTAACCTGATGATCTTTATTCGTCCGACCATTATTCGCGATTCGGTGACTATGCAAAATGTGAGTTCGCGTAAATATAGCCAAATCCGCGCTCAGCAATTGCTACGTGAAGAGTTAGGGGTGGCATTAATGCCTGAAACTAAGGTGCCAGTATTGCCTGAGTTTAATTCGGTAGAAGACGTATCACCTGAAGTTCAAGAATATATCGATTTCTTAAAAGACAAGAACGAGCGCCTAAAGAAAGAAGAAGCTGACAAAGCCGCCAAACAAGAAAGCGCTAATCCAAAGCAAGTGAGTGCTGAGTAA